One genomic window of Vibrio natriegens NBRC 15636 = ATCC 14048 = DSM 759 includes the following:
- the solA gene encoding N-methyl-L-tryptophan oxidase has translation MQYDVIVVGAGSMGMSTGYFLAKQGKKVLLLDAFDPPHSHASHHGETRIIRHAYGEGEEYVPLALRAQELWGELEQLSGKSLFLKTGVLNIGDEHSPFISMLIASAKKHQLPLEILSADEANQRFEGLNLPPEYIGCFESTSGVLRVEDCIQAYRDLALAHGATLLTHHKVSGIERLEDGVRVTANGNTFQGKKLVVSVGAWSNDLLDMLDIKLPISPIRKTFAWYNAPEALYGEGTFPAFSFVTPEGIYYGFPSIDGAGLKIGRHDLGEDQDPNAEITPFDNQADSADLQQLLDKHMPHVESLKFGKTCMYTRTPDENFIIDKHPDNDNVVLVSGFSGHGFKFASVIGEVVADMAIDKPAKFNLSLFSVDRFN, from the coding sequence ATGCAGTACGATGTGATTGTTGTCGGTGCAGGATCGATGGGCATGTCCACAGGCTACTTTTTAGCTAAACAAGGGAAAAAAGTACTACTTCTTGATGCTTTTGATCCACCCCATTCACACGCCAGTCATCATGGTGAAACCCGCATTATCCGCCATGCATACGGAGAAGGTGAAGAATACGTACCATTGGCGTTACGAGCGCAAGAATTGTGGGGCGAGTTAGAACAGTTATCAGGCAAATCTTTGTTCCTCAAAACAGGTGTTCTTAACATTGGTGATGAGCACTCACCTTTTATCTCGATGCTGATTGCCAGTGCAAAAAAACATCAGCTTCCGCTTGAAATTTTAAGTGCGGATGAGGCGAACCAACGCTTCGAAGGCCTCAACCTGCCACCAGAATATATTGGTTGTTTTGAGTCGACGTCAGGCGTGCTTAGGGTGGAAGATTGCATTCAGGCATACCGTGATCTCGCCCTTGCTCACGGCGCAACACTGCTTACACACCATAAGGTCTCTGGCATTGAACGCCTTGAAGATGGCGTCAGGGTTACAGCAAACGGCAATACATTTCAGGGTAAGAAATTGGTCGTCTCCGTTGGTGCATGGTCAAACGACCTGCTGGATATGCTAGACATAAAGCTCCCTATCAGCCCTATCCGTAAAACCTTTGCCTGGTATAACGCACCAGAGGCACTTTACGGTGAAGGAACTTTCCCAGCCTTTTCCTTTGTGACGCCAGAGGGTATCTATTACGGATTCCCAAGTATTGATGGCGCAGGATTAAAAATAGGCCGTCATGATCTAGGTGAAGACCAAGATCCCAACGCAGAGATCACGCCTTTCGACAACCAAGCAGATTCAGCAGACCTTCAACAACTACTAGATAAACACATGCCCCACGTTGAATCGCTGAAGTTTGGTAAAACTTGTATGTACACCCGAACGCCAGATGAAAACTTCATTATCGATAAGCACCCTGATAACGACAATGTCGTGCTAGTGTCCGGCTTTTCAGGGCATGGATTCAAATTCGCCAGTGTGATTGGCGAAGTGGTCGCTGATATGGCGATTGATAAACCGGCTAAGTTTAACTTGTCGCTGTTCTCTGTGGACCGGTTTAATTAA
- a CDS encoding TRAP transporter small permease subunit, which translates to MIEKILIGYCRVVQSVVRGIGRSVSYLLPILAGVVAYEVFARYVLDRPTIWGYDTSLFLFGYISALGGAYAQQKGAHINVDIIHAKVSEKVRRCFDLLTAVLAIGFLAVMAKVCGGMFFESLELNYRTQSEWAPPLHHFWLMITVSSGVFIAQYSVQIICNLFYLLTSRELLKPSKHDVPSSLEEQPFKVDSTKFNKEQNTEEVAYGD; encoded by the coding sequence ATGATTGAAAAAATTCTCATAGGATACTGTCGAGTCGTTCAGAGTGTAGTTAGAGGTATTGGGCGTTCTGTTTCCTACCTCCTGCCAATACTCGCTGGTGTCGTCGCTTACGAAGTGTTCGCAAGATATGTTCTGGACCGCCCGACCATTTGGGGATACGACACATCGTTGTTTCTATTTGGTTATATTTCAGCTCTGGGTGGCGCTTATGCACAGCAGAAAGGCGCTCATATCAATGTAGATATTATCCACGCTAAGGTTTCCGAAAAAGTTAGACGCTGTTTCGATTTGCTAACCGCCGTATTGGCGATTGGCTTCTTAGCCGTAATGGCCAAAGTGTGCGGTGGCATGTTTTTCGAAAGCCTGGAGCTTAACTACCGAACTCAGAGTGAATGGGCTCCACCGTTACATCATTTCTGGCTGATGATTACGGTATCTTCAGGGGTATTTATTGCCCAGTACTCAGTGCAAATCATTTGCAACCTGTTCTATCTGCTGACATCCAGAGAACTTCTGAAACCATCAAAGCACGACGTACCTTCTTCGCTTGAAGAGCAGCCGTTCAAAGTAGATTCAACAAAATTTAATAAAGAGCAAAACACAGAGGAAGTGGCATATGGAGATTGA
- a CDS encoding NAD-dependent succinate-semialdehyde dehydrogenase — MDKVSNQSLLKGTCDASDDAIAVVNPATNEVIGYVPSLQPAQIEGLIEQSKQAQKLWHDRTASERSAILKRWYDLVIENSDDLARIMTLEQGKPVAEAKGEIIYGASFIQWFAEEAKRTYGDTIPTPAGSKRLMTIKQPIGIAAAITPWNFPTAMITRKAAPALAAGCSFIVKPANQTPLSAYAIAELAYQAGLPKELLVVVNNHSSVAIGDLFCQHPDIQKLSFTGSTGVGSQLIKQCADTIKRTSMELGGNAPFIVFDDADIDEAVKGAIASKFRNAGQTCVCANRFYVQDAVYDQFVEKFKAAVAELKVGNGIEPGVTIGPLIDSKAKAQVMGYIETAVAQGANVAFGGDDLGGLYVQPTILTDVTQDMDIVQTELFGPVAPIIRFSNDEELVTLANDTIYGLASYFYTNTLTRAFSIAEKLEYGMVGVNEGIISNEVAPFGGVKQSGFGREGAKQGIDEYLNIKYICLGGM, encoded by the coding sequence ATGGACAAGGTTTCGAACCAATCCCTGTTAAAGGGAACGTGTGATGCAAGCGATGACGCTATTGCTGTTGTGAACCCAGCAACAAATGAAGTGATTGGCTATGTTCCATCACTACAGCCAGCGCAAATTGAAGGGCTAATTGAGCAGTCCAAACAAGCTCAGAAATTATGGCATGATCGAACCGCGTCAGAGCGCTCCGCCATTTTAAAGCGTTGGTACGATCTGGTTATCGAAAACAGTGATGATCTCGCCCGCATTATGACCTTGGAGCAAGGCAAACCAGTAGCTGAAGCGAAAGGTGAAATTATTTACGGCGCATCATTTATTCAGTGGTTTGCCGAAGAAGCGAAGCGCACATATGGCGATACCATTCCGACACCAGCGGGTAGCAAAAGACTCATGACAATCAAGCAGCCAATTGGTATTGCTGCAGCGATTACACCATGGAATTTTCCGACTGCGATGATCACGCGTAAAGCCGCGCCAGCATTGGCAGCAGGCTGTAGCTTTATTGTCAAACCAGCAAATCAAACTCCGCTTTCTGCCTACGCTATCGCTGAATTAGCTTATCAGGCTGGACTGCCGAAAGAGTTGCTGGTTGTTGTGAACAATCACTCTTCTGTCGCGATTGGCGATCTTTTCTGCCAACACCCAGATATTCAAAAATTGTCTTTCACGGGCTCGACTGGGGTGGGTAGCCAACTGATAAAACAGTGTGCTGACACCATCAAGCGTACATCCATGGAACTCGGCGGAAACGCGCCATTTATTGTGTTTGATGATGCCGATATTGATGAAGCGGTTAAAGGTGCGATCGCCTCTAAATTCCGTAACGCGGGTCAAACCTGTGTCTGCGCAAACCGCTTCTATGTGCAGGATGCCGTATACGACCAATTTGTTGAAAAATTCAAAGCCGCTGTGGCTGAGCTCAAAGTCGGAAACGGTATTGAGCCTGGCGTGACAATTGGGCCACTTATCGACAGCAAAGCGAAAGCACAGGTGATGGGTTATATCGAAACAGCTGTCGCACAAGGCGCGAACGTAGCCTTTGGTGGCGATGACTTGGGTGGATTATACGTACAGCCAACGATTCTGACGGATGTGACTCAGGATATGGATATTGTGCAGACGGAACTATTTGGCCCAGTCGCCCCAATTATCCGTTTTAGCAATGACGAAGAGCTGGTTACGCTCGCCAACGATACGATTTACGGCTTAGCCAGTTACTTCTACACCAATACGCTGACTCGCGCGTTCTCTATCGCCGAAAAGCTGGAATACGGAATGGTGGGAGTGAACGAAGGGATCATCTCAAATGAAGTCGCTCCGTTTGGTGGCGTTAAACAATCTGGTTTTGGCCGCGAAGGTGCAAAACAAGGTATCGATGAATACTTGAACATTAAATACATCTGCCTCGGCGGAATGTAA
- a CDS encoding thioredoxin family protein: protein MKIFKVLGSGCANCVNTANLIEKIAAEQGVEVEVTKITDMETIMNYGVMSTPAVVMDEELVHSGGVPQADKIQSWLTS from the coding sequence ATGAAAATTTTTAAAGTGTTGGGGTCAGGTTGTGCGAACTGCGTTAATACCGCTAACTTGATTGAAAAAATTGCCGCGGAGCAAGGTGTTGAGGTTGAAGTGACGAAAATTACGGATATGGAAACCATCATGAACTACGGAGTGATGTCTACACCAGCCGTGGTGATGGACGAAGAGTTGGTGCATTCTGGCGGAGTCCCTCAAGCGGATAAAATTCAGTCGTGGCTAACATCTTGA
- a CDS encoding permease, whose protein sequence is MFEVFTRLADWVTYQLFSFQPNTKLADAIHFFIEDVSKILVLLVVMIYVIALFRASLNVEKVRHYLAGKRRWFGYLAGSFFGAITPFCSCSSIPIFLGFTSAGIPIGITMAFLITSPLINEIAVLLLFSLLGWKFTVMYVVIGMLIGIVSGWILDVIGAQRWLQPLASKAMRNAKTPQQSHETPSDNGSAGITLSERHTFAKQEMVEIVGRVWKWVFIGVGIGAGLHGFVPDGWIETHLGSGQWWSVPASVLIGIPLYSNATGVIPVMESLLQNGLPIGTTLAFCMSTVAASVPEFVMLKQVMQWRLLGMLFGMLLLAFTMMGWIFNLPLWRF, encoded by the coding sequence ATGTTTGAGGTTTTTACACGTCTCGCTGATTGGGTGACTTACCAGCTTTTTTCTTTTCAGCCCAATACCAAGCTCGCGGATGCTATTCACTTTTTTATTGAAGACGTCAGTAAAATCCTGGTGCTACTGGTCGTCATGATTTATGTGATTGCGCTGTTTAGAGCCTCGTTAAATGTCGAAAAAGTGCGGCACTATTTAGCGGGAAAACGTAGATGGTTTGGTTATCTTGCGGGCAGCTTCTTTGGCGCAATCACACCATTTTGCTCTTGTTCTAGCATTCCAATCTTTTTAGGGTTTACCTCTGCAGGTATTCCTATTGGTATCACTATGGCTTTCTTGATCACCTCGCCATTGATTAACGAAATCGCCGTGTTGTTGCTATTCAGTTTACTTGGCTGGAAGTTCACCGTTATGTACGTGGTGATAGGGATGCTTATCGGCATCGTGAGTGGCTGGATCCTTGATGTGATCGGCGCACAGCGCTGGTTACAGCCACTGGCATCAAAGGCGATGCGAAACGCCAAAACTCCGCAACAGAGTCATGAAACTCCAAGTGACAATGGGAGCGCGGGAATAACGTTGTCAGAGCGACACACGTTTGCCAAGCAAGAGATGGTCGAGATTGTAGGTCGTGTCTGGAAGTGGGTGTTTATTGGGGTCGGCATTGGCGCTGGTTTACATGGCTTTGTTCCTGATGGTTGGATAGAAACACATTTGGGATCCGGTCAATGGTGGTCGGTTCCGGCGTCGGTACTTATTGGTATTCCGCTCTATTCGAATGCGACTGGTGTGATCCCGGTGATGGAAAGCTTACTTCAAAATGGTTTGCCAATCGGTACAACATTAGCATTTTGTATGAGTACTGTTGCGGCGAGTGTTCCTGAGTTTGTAATGCTGAAACAAGTTATGCAGTGGCGGCTTCTTGGTATGCTTTTCGGTATGTTGCTGCTCGCGTTTACGATGATGGGATGGATATTTAATTTACCACTGTGGCGATTTTAG
- the gabT gene encoding 4-aminobutyrate--2-oxoglutarate transaminase: protein MTNSQWQERKEKVVAKGMANLSAVYIESAKNALLTDIEGKEYIDFAAGIAVTNTGHSHPQIIAAVKEQLEKFSHTCSMVTPYSSFIELAEKIVDVAPGEGEKKVAFLTTGAEAVENAVKVARAHTGRSGVIAFKGGFHGRTNMCMGLTGKVAPYKAGFGPFPNEIYHLPFPNEYHGISEQQSLDALDDLFACDIEPTRVAAMIFEPIQGEGGFYQAPASWAQKLREVCDKHGIVLICDEIQTGFARTGKMFASEYLGIVPDITTMAKGIAGGFPLSGIVGKAEIMDSANPGGLGGTYAGSPLACVAGIEVLNIIESESLCERAEQIGQTFAELLSEMQKEVPQIGDIRQVGAMIAIEFNDPGTKAPLPELTKKLVASANKAGVVLLSCGVKGNVIRFLPPLTIEDELICKGLDIIKSELQALTR from the coding sequence ATGACAAATTCACAATGGCAAGAGCGTAAAGAAAAAGTAGTTGCTAAGGGCATGGCAAACCTTAGCGCGGTATACATCGAGAGTGCGAAAAATGCACTTTTGACGGATATCGAAGGCAAAGAATACATCGATTTTGCCGCTGGTATCGCAGTAACGAACACGGGGCATTCTCACCCTCAAATTATTGCAGCAGTAAAAGAGCAACTAGAAAAGTTCAGTCACACTTGTTCAATGGTGACCCCTTACAGCAGCTTTATTGAATTGGCAGAAAAAATCGTCGATGTTGCGCCGGGTGAAGGTGAGAAAAAAGTTGCCTTTTTAACCACGGGCGCGGAAGCGGTGGAAAACGCAGTGAAAGTGGCACGCGCGCATACTGGCCGTAGTGGCGTGATTGCCTTCAAAGGTGGTTTTCATGGTCGTACCAATATGTGTATGGGCCTAACGGGTAAAGTAGCCCCGTACAAAGCAGGCTTTGGTCCTTTTCCTAACGAAATCTATCACTTGCCGTTCCCAAATGAATATCATGGTATCTCTGAGCAACAGAGCTTAGATGCATTGGATGATTTGTTCGCGTGTGATATTGAACCAACTCGCGTTGCGGCGATGATCTTTGAGCCAATTCAGGGCGAAGGTGGTTTTTACCAGGCACCTGCTTCGTGGGCACAAAAGCTGAGAGAAGTTTGTGATAAGCACGGTATCGTTCTTATCTGTGACGAAATTCAGACAGGCTTTGCTCGAACTGGCAAGATGTTTGCTTCAGAATACCTTGGAATCGTTCCCGATATCACTACAATGGCAAAAGGTATCGCTGGTGGATTCCCGCTATCGGGTATTGTTGGTAAAGCTGAGATCATGGATTCAGCAAATCCAGGTGGTTTAGGTGGTACTTATGCTGGTTCACCTTTGGCTTGTGTCGCTGGTATTGAAGTTCTTAACATTATTGAGTCAGAATCTTTGTGTGAAAGAGCGGAGCAGATTGGCCAAACCTTCGCCGAGTTGTTATCTGAGATGCAGAAAGAAGTGCCCCAAATTGGTGATATTCGCCAAGTTGGTGCAATGATCGCAATCGAATTTAACGACCCTGGTACTAAAGCGCCATTACCTGAACTGACGAAAAAGCTGGTTGCAAGTGCAAATAAAGCAGGCGTGGTATTGCTTTCATGTGGCGTAAAAGGAAACGTTATCCGCTTCCTGCCACCGCTAACGATTGAAGATGAACTGATCTGTAAAGGGTTAGATATCATCAAATCTGAGTTGCAGGCTTTAACTCGATAG
- a CDS encoding TRAP transporter large permease subunit — protein sequence MEIEVLTGVLLACILTAFALGAQVGLALAAIAMGVGYITWGEGLFNIIPTTVESTFFNFILLAIPLYIYMGQILTRSGIGDAMFNASQLAIGRIRGSLAISVIGVCSMIGAMVGIIGAGIMTSSSIALKPMLERGYDKRLALGVIMAGGSLGILIPPSIPMIMFASATQNSVGKMFLGAMVPALITIVLLISYVVISCKLNPDRAPLDTDSDNDIEIPKGYELFRTIRDGASSLLLIVAVLGSIIAGIATPTESGAIGVVGAIILSILFKRFKPAMVQKAGLQTATLVSVAMWIILGASVFSNFHLLMGVQGMVSDITTSLDLPPIMIIIMFQIIMLLLGFIIDEFIIVLMCAPIFTPVAVALGYDPIWFGVLMILNIVIAVQTPPYGFALFYLKGIAPKGITMLDIYKSVTPFILVQLLVLCIVMVFPDLVTWLPNQVMG from the coding sequence ATGGAGATTGAAGTACTTACAGGGGTGTTATTGGCCTGTATCCTTACCGCTTTTGCTTTAGGTGCACAAGTCGGACTCGCATTAGCGGCAATCGCCATGGGCGTTGGCTACATAACGTGGGGTGAAGGTTTATTCAATATTATTCCTACTACCGTTGAGAGCACCTTTTTCAACTTTATCCTTTTGGCGATACCACTATACATTTACATGGGCCAGATTCTGACTCGCTCAGGCATCGGGGATGCCATGTTTAACGCCAGTCAGTTAGCTATCGGGCGAATTCGCGGCTCATTGGCGATCAGCGTTATAGGCGTGTGTTCAATGATTGGCGCTATGGTTGGTATTATCGGCGCAGGTATCATGACGTCGAGCAGCATCGCATTAAAACCGATGCTAGAACGTGGCTACGATAAACGCCTGGCATTGGGTGTAATCATGGCTGGCGGCTCTCTAGGTATCCTCATTCCGCCAAGCATCCCTATGATCATGTTTGCATCCGCGACCCAAAACTCGGTCGGAAAGATGTTTCTTGGCGCTATGGTTCCCGCATTGATTACCATTGTGCTTCTTATTAGCTACGTAGTGATTTCCTGTAAACTCAATCCGGATCGCGCTCCGCTAGACACTGATAGCGACAATGACATCGAGATCCCGAAAGGTTATGAGTTGTTCAGAACTATTCGTGACGGCGCGTCTTCTCTGTTACTCATTGTTGCTGTGTTGGGCAGTATTATCGCCGGTATCGCGACACCGACCGAATCCGGTGCAATCGGTGTTGTAGGTGCGATTATCCTGTCTATTTTGTTTAAACGCTTTAAGCCAGCAATGGTTCAGAAAGCCGGACTACAAACGGCAACCTTAGTCAGCGTCGCGATGTGGATAATCCTTGGTGCGTCAGTATTCAGTAACTTCCACCTTCTGATGGGAGTACAAGGCATGGTTTCAGACATCACAACCAGTCTCGATCTGCCACCGATCATGATCATCATCATGTTCCAGATCATCATGCTACTTCTGGGCTTCATCATTGATGAGTTCATTATTGTGTTGATGTGTGCGCCGATCTTTACACCAGTCGCTGTCGCACTGGGTTACGACCCTATCTGGTTTGGTGTTCTGATGATCCTAAACATTGTTATCGCAGTACAAACTCCACCTTATGGTTTCGCTCTGTTCTACTTAAAAGGCATCGCGCCAAAAGGCATTACCATGCTGGATATCTATAAATCAGTCACCCCATTTATCCTGGTGCAATTACTGGTTTTGTGTATCGTTATGGTTTTCCCAGATTTGGTCACTTGGCTACCAAACCAAGTCATGGGCTAG
- a CDS encoding TRAP transporter substrate-binding protein → MLKGKGKKLLSSMLAATLGLGAMATSAASFAAEQNWRFANLYGRGTAYGQVYENLAKNIETMSDGRIAVQVLYSGEGVGTKGILGAVKSGLIQMGAPFQSMHAGELPAGVVEIGLPGGTDDVGELSTLFHEKGWSEVLKDAYGSQNLVWLDPYIQPPVYIITKEEIKSVEDFKGMKIRAPGAYGKFLKNLGASPVSLAWSEIYTSLATGVIDGSIGSNMIDHRDGNHVEVAKYMYPLPLAGAQVLPIVVNKKAWAKLSPDLQAIVSAATTVHAQEQMTKSILWESQAIADMEAKGLKWSPEPSEADKKAWEEAGKSLAAEYAAADKYSKQLIDILEKQ, encoded by the coding sequence ATGCTAAAGGGAAAAGGTAAAAAGCTACTGAGCAGTATGCTTGCAGCGACACTGGGATTGGGCGCTATGGCTACTTCAGCGGCAAGTTTTGCTGCAGAGCAGAACTGGCGCTTTGCCAACCTTTATGGCCGTGGAACGGCTTATGGACAAGTTTACGAAAACCTGGCAAAGAATATTGAAACCATGTCTGACGGTCGCATCGCTGTACAGGTTTTATATTCAGGCGAAGGCGTTGGTACTAAGGGCATTCTGGGTGCTGTTAAATCTGGCCTGATCCAGATGGGTGCACCATTTCAATCTATGCACGCGGGTGAACTCCCAGCTGGCGTTGTCGAGATTGGCTTACCGGGTGGTACTGACGATGTGGGCGAACTTTCGACCTTGTTCCACGAAAAGGGTTGGTCTGAAGTATTGAAAGATGCCTATGGTTCTCAAAATCTGGTGTGGTTGGATCCTTACATTCAGCCTCCGGTATACATCATTACTAAAGAAGAAATTAAGTCTGTTGAAGACTTCAAAGGCATGAAAATTCGCGCGCCAGGTGCTTACGGCAAGTTCCTGAAAAACCTTGGAGCTTCACCTGTTTCACTCGCTTGGAGTGAAATCTACACCTCTCTGGCTACAGGCGTAATCGACGGTTCAATTGGCTCGAACATGATTGACCACCGCGACGGTAACCACGTTGAAGTTGCGAAATACATGTACCCGCTACCTCTGGCTGGCGCACAGGTACTGCCGATTGTGGTCAACAAGAAAGCATGGGCAAAGCTATCTCCCGATCTACAAGCTATCGTCAGCGCTGCTACCACCGTTCACGCACAAGAGCAGATGACCAAATCTATCCTGTGGGAATCTCAGGCAATCGCCGACATGGAAGCGAAAGGTTTGAAATGGAGCCCAGAACCATCTGAAGCAGACAAAAAAGCATGGGAAGAAGCGGGTAAATCTCTCGCAGCAGAATACGCAGCAGCAGATAAGTACTCTAAACAGCTTATCGACATATTGGAAAAACAGTAA
- a CDS encoding PLP-dependent aminotransferase family protein — translation MLQGYIHIDPLDSRTLQEQIKSSISQAIFDGFVSKHRSLESSRKLAQSLSVSRNTVLRVYDQLTDEGLLISVERKGYFVNPELEVSEKKAPERVLESERQLDWEKYLIEGDEAHGSAANNLKNYPYLFVHGQVDEDLFPVSEWRKCSIQSLNKINHKSWTSDDNDYHDLIEQIRTRVLPNRGIFVDADQIALTHGCQNSLYLISKLLVSRYTKVGFENPGYPEALQQFRARRANVQPLEVDREGMVVDDRLNSCQLVYTTPSNQFPTTVRMSSQRRKQLMKKAEQEDLLVIEDDFEHDINFISDKCPALRSEYPSERIIYISSFSSIIAPGLRLGFIVASPPLIKQIRQVQQRMHSLPPKNNCQTLALFISLGYYDSLIQKMLKKYREKWLTMEKALNTYFPQSGVIPSLAGTAFWIDYREDFDAGLLEELAKAHGILINNGAKYYTCEKRNNSFRLSFQSIKNSDIRSGIEKLAQLAKKILPIPRVEDAEGVRLNGKRIRELLSDRVVLTRDCFNIPYRITFQADGKMTGVSDRPNDADEGYWWIENNHFMYQWRNWQFADVRRVTVILDGDSIKRFGEDGYFIGDATLIGETTQA, via the coding sequence ATGCTCCAGGGTTACATTCACATCGATCCTCTCGATTCTCGTACGTTACAAGAACAAATCAAAAGCAGCATCTCTCAGGCGATATTTGATGGCTTTGTTTCCAAACACCGCAGCCTTGAATCATCACGAAAGCTCGCTCAGTCCCTTTCTGTATCTCGGAACACTGTACTCAGAGTCTATGACCAACTCACCGATGAAGGTTTACTCATTTCGGTAGAGCGAAAAGGCTACTTCGTTAATCCTGAGTTAGAAGTCTCCGAAAAAAAAGCCCCTGAACGCGTACTTGAATCTGAAAGGCAACTGGATTGGGAAAAATACCTGATAGAAGGCGATGAAGCGCATGGCTCAGCCGCGAATAATCTCAAGAATTATCCTTACCTCTTTGTTCATGGTCAGGTCGATGAGGATCTCTTCCCGGTATCCGAGTGGCGAAAATGCAGTATTCAATCACTGAATAAGATCAATCACAAAAGTTGGACTTCCGACGATAATGACTACCACGATCTTATTGAGCAGATTCGAACCCGGGTACTGCCGAATCGCGGAATTTTTGTCGATGCGGATCAGATAGCGTTAACTCATGGTTGTCAGAACAGCTTGTATTTAATCTCCAAACTGTTGGTTTCACGTTATACAAAAGTCGGCTTTGAAAACCCCGGATACCCTGAAGCCCTTCAGCAGTTCAGAGCAAGGCGAGCCAACGTTCAACCGTTAGAAGTCGATAGAGAAGGCATGGTTGTCGACGACAGACTGAACTCCTGTCAGCTTGTTTACACGACACCGAGTAATCAGTTTCCTACGACGGTTAGAATGTCTTCGCAACGAAGAAAACAATTGATGAAAAAGGCTGAACAGGAAGATTTGCTCGTTATTGAGGACGACTTTGAGCATGACATCAACTTTATCAGCGACAAGTGCCCGGCGCTTCGTAGCGAGTACCCGAGTGAGCGTATTATTTATATCTCTAGCTTTTCCTCGATTATCGCACCGGGCTTAAGGTTAGGGTTTATTGTGGCTTCGCCACCGCTTATTAAGCAGATAAGGCAAGTTCAGCAGCGGATGCATAGTTTACCGCCAAAGAACAACTGCCAGACGTTGGCACTTTTCATCAGCCTTGGTTATTACGATTCGTTAATCCAGAAGATGTTGAAGAAATATCGTGAGAAGTGGTTAACCATGGAAAAAGCGTTAAACACTTATTTTCCTCAGTCCGGTGTTATTCCCTCGCTCGCGGGAACCGCATTTTGGATAGATTACCGTGAAGACTTTGATGCCGGTTTACTTGAGGAATTGGCGAAGGCTCATGGCATATTGATAAACAACGGTGCCAAGTATTATACGTGTGAAAAGCGTAATAACAGTTTCCGCCTCAGCTTTCAGTCGATAAAGAATTCTGATATTCGCAGCGGTATCGAGAAGCTCGCTCAATTGGCAAAGAAAATACTACCTATTCCGCGAGTAGAAGATGCAGAAGGCGTTCGCTTAAACGGCAAGCGTATACGAGAGTTACTTTCTGACAGGGTCGTTCTGACAAGAGATTGCTTCAATATCCCATACCGAATCACCTTTCAGGCGGATGGCAAGATGACAGGGGTGTCGGATAGACCGAATGACGCGGATGAAGGTTACTGGTGGATTGAAAATAATCACTTTATGTACCAGTGGCGTAACTGGCAATTTGCGGATGTACGCAGAGTAACGGTTATTTTGGATGGCGATTCTATCAAGCGGTTTGGCGAAGATGGCTACTTTATTGGCGATGCCACGCTGATTGGTGAAACAACTCAAGCCTAG